One Terriglobales bacterium genomic window, CGAGGAGGTGCGTCCGGTGGTGGCGGCCATGGCCAAACGCCCCAAGGCGTGGATCGATTTCATGATGCGCTTCGAGCTGGGTCTGGAGAAGCCCGACCCCAGGCGCGCGGTCACCAGCGCCTCCACCATCGCCGGCTCGTATATCGCCGGAGGCTTCATCCCGCTCGCGCCTTACATACTGCTGCCGCAGGCCCACACCGCTCTCTCGCTCTCGGTGACGGTGACTCTCTTGGCGCTGGGCATCTTCGGTTACATCAAGGGCCACTACACTGGCGCCCGCCCCTTCCGCAGTGCTCTCCAGACCGTGCTGATCGGAGGGGTGGCCGCCGCTGCCGCCTTCGGCCTGGCACGCCTGTTCACCTGAGCTCTGTTCCGAATTCAGAACAAAACCGCGGGCCTTGTCGCGTTTTCGAGATTCCGGGCTAGGTTGCTTGGCAGTAGGGACGGGACCGGTCCGGATCACGGTCGCTACCGGCCCGCAGCCTTAGGGGGCCTGCGGGCCCAGCGCCGGGTACCTCGAAGCCGGTCCCGAAACTCTTTGTGACCATGGACACATACTGGCGTGATTTTCGTCACATGCACAATTCCCGCAACACTTTGCAGGCAAAAGAT contains:
- a CDS encoding VIT1/CCC1 transporter family protein — protein: EEVRPVVAAMAKRPKAWIDFMMRFELGLEKPDPRRAVTSASTIAGSYIAGGFIPLAPYILLPQAHTALSLSVTVTLLALGIFGYIKGHYTGARPFRSALQTVLIGGVAAAAAFGLARLFT